The Capsicum annuum cultivar UCD-10X-F1 chromosome 3, UCD10Xv1.1, whole genome shotgun sequence genomic sequence aataattaattattatctaCTTCATAGACAATTTCTATTGATGTCTTTCAAATACATTTGTACTTCAACTTTATAATGTAAATCGATTAAGttcaataatattaattttgtaGTGCATTATAATTTTTAACTCAAAGTTCTATATCATATTTTGGGATGTGCACATATTGACTGTAGAATTGACAAGgaataaatggtacgtatattaCCTCCATCATACTTTGGGCGCACATATGCCCTTATTGTTAGTGTGAAGGGCATGTACATACCATTTCATTAATGATAGAGGTATATGTGTACACAAAGTATAACGAagggtatatatatatcatttatcgTAGTTCGGGGGTACATTTATCCCTTTCTATTTATGTTATAAGAGCATATGATGGTCATGAAGAAGATGTTAATAAGGAGAAAGACTTGAAGACTAAGGTTGCAGAAAGGATAACAagaaattgaagatttttttaTGTGAAGGTATGTATCCAAAGTATTTGATGAAGGTTCTCTTAatcattcaaattttaattattatatttatttatttattagcgATTTTCTAAAGgagaatattttttagatttgaatcttttgtttttaaaatttgttaaggtatgcaagacagagtatttgatGATGgtcttaatcttaataattcatattttaattattatatttgtttgtttatttagaTAGggatattgaaaataatatgagtatcttcttttttcttttattttgatgacACATATATTTAATCATTTCCCATATTAGCCAGGGTCAAATACtatataattaactaaataatatatattattgtccttgcaaattcaaaaaatattcgaTTTACTTCGAACACAAATTTTGTGTCAATGTATTAATATTTATCTCttcatttaaataaatattatatttatctaaGCGTTAATTGAAAttacatataatttatttttataattatatatttatgtaactttttataagaataaaaattcatgTGTAACgcacgtatcctaaactagtaaaacataaatatatattgtacAAACATAAAAAGTATAAGTGTCCAACAATAATTAGACGGATATTTCTCCTAACAATTAACATATTTCAaagactttttaaaaaaaaaactttataaaGATGATTTATTTAAATCGGACAAAACATTGGTGTAAAATTTTTATATCAACTCATTAGTATTATTTTAtggggatctttcaaaaatagctacATTTTGCTGGAAAACTCACCTTTCAtagccatattttacataattaccatttatagccgttgtattcaatttacgcccattgtattcgattttatcaatagtctgtattcatataaaatacaaatacagtacCATTTAGCTGCTGTATTCAATTCACAgccgttgtattcacttttacttagtgatctgtattcataaaaatataaatacactacatatttagtcttgccaaaaacacaatcattttttttcttttcttttttttatattttttctttttcgtgttttcctcattttttagtcttcttttttctaatttttcctaaaaaaaattttcatttttttatatatttttttctcttctatctctctttcttttttccttttttttattttcttttttgtacttattttctttatcattttttgttctattttatattttttatatttttaaaaagtataaatactcgagcacaagtcattgatgataacgtaaataccataattgtgtatctatttgtagtcacaccgtcatttatatttttatattcattgatacaaatatatttgtatttgtattttgaagttcatgcttgtatttgtattttttagttcacgtttatatttgtattttatagttcgcgcttgtatttgtattttttagtttgcatcatcatttatattttatataattcgcacttgatttttaaagaactactttgtatttatattttgtaattgactgtatattatattggattatatttgtattatgattttattgtgtttgtatatttagattatatttgtatttgtattctatttttgtcgatgtctttttatttttaaagaattattttgtatttgtatttgtaagttggttgcatattgtatttaactgtgattatgtacaatttatcatttgtatttgtatacaaacaagtaaatgcattaattgtattttcttgattctaaaagatataaatatgcaatgtatcatttgatacaaatgtaccgttttgtatttgtattagtaaataaataaatatcacttgatacaaatacaattacaaacaaatgaaaccaacgattttaaaaatacaaatacatattgtatttttataaaaatttgaattgtatttatttgtatcaataaatacaactcgtataaataaatacaaataaatattcataaaaagaaaatcaatcgtttcttttcaataatttaaaaatacaaatgacagttcacacttatatctatatgttatagttcgcatttgtattttatagttttcacttgtatttgtaGATTATAATTCgtctttgtatttatattttatagtttgcacgtGTATTTATGTTTGCTAGCtagcacaaataaaaataaggagaaaaataaaaataaaaaaagaagaaaaaatgtgagaaaaaatatatataaaaaaagtagagtaatagaaaatagagaaaaaaacaaaacaaaaaaatagaaggagaaaaaataaaaaggaaaagaacaaaaagaaaaaaaaacaaaatgaaaaaaagacaacgaaaaaaaattggaaaaagaaaaaagaaaaaaaaaaaaaaaaaggaaaagaaaaaatgaagaaaaaaattggaaaaaaaaaagtaatagaaaatagagaaaaaacaacaaaaaaagagaaaaaataaaaaggaaaaaagaaaaagaaaaaaaagaaaacgaaaaaattgaaaaaagaaaagaaagagaaaacgaaaaaaagggaaaagaaaaaaagaaggaaaaaaaaaaggaaagtaatagaaaatagagaaaaaaaatatatgagagaggctatgaattgtaattatgaaaaattaataggcaagagggggttatgaattgtaattaattgaaattaggCTAAATAAGGTAATTAGAAGTCAATATTGGTTAAGTTATATAATTATCCCTTATTTTATTAGATGCTTAGTAAATTAGACAATTAATATGAAAGGTTTCATAGTTATATTACgtagtaaaaataagaaaataatttttataaaataaaagtttttatCAATTTCAAAGTCTTAAATATTACTCCGAAAATTTTATATGTAGTTTTAATATATAGTCAATGTATATTCATCAAGCTTATTAGAATATACAGCATACGCTCAGGATacaaatataatgatatatttgtatcaaatAATGCATCACATATTAATACACTTTTGACTcaaacaaatacaacaacaacaacaaacccagtgtatttccacttagtggggtctgggaggggtaagatgtacgcagtccatacctctacctctgatgaagtagaaaggctgtttccgaaacaaatacaagtataacttatatttatttgtatacaaatataaataataaattatacatattcaaatctaaactattcaaaataaataataaatttattgaaaatttatgtttgaatacaagaaaatataaatcacgaccaaaaaaaaatgagaaagaaaaaaaaatataaaaaatatgttaaaaattgaaaaggaaaaaaaaagacagcaaagaaaaaaagaaaaaaatgagaaaagaaaaaaaaacgaaaaggaaaaaaatgagaaagaaaaaaagatataagaaaatgagaaaaaattgaaaagaagaaaaataagaaaaaaaatgaaaaagaaataaagaacagAGATAGAAAATAGAGAAGGAGAGAAAATgaaggaagaaaataaagatgagaattgttatgagatgtaattatataaatattgttatttcttttaattaagtTTAAGgattattatttctaaaatttcCCCTATTATAAATCCTCCCATCTACCCAACGCCACCCAAACACTGCCCCTTCCCTCTCCTGCCACCGCCGAGCTCCAAGCCCACTCTCTCCCACCTCTATAGTTTTTTgttaaattacaaataaatatttttgacataATATTTTTTGCTTACTTCCCTAATaatagaaaataagtaaaaaaactAATTTAGTTTTTGAAAACATTATCCACTTACCAAAACACACAAAGTGTTAATGTAGAGGAAATCACGGTTATAAACCAAGAAATCCACTGCATGGTGCGGGTTAGTTCTCAATGTCAGAAATTTGTGCTTTCCATAATTTaaaaaagtatgaatttttaactataaaatcTCGTGGCAAAGTCTTGCTTGCTTagctatatttttttatgttatttttcctttgcTTAGCTATATTGGATTTTGAGGATCATGGTTTACGGCAAAATTGCTTGCATTATTAATTATGGAAAGTTGAAGCTTCTGGGTTTTGTAAAAGTGTATTTTATCcttgattttatttgaaatccAATTTTTATATTTGGGATTTCCAAGAAATTTGAGGGACATATGAGAAGTATACTGACATTGCAACTTAAGAATTTATTTAATGTAGGTATCAACTTCAAGCACTAAATTAATCCTCTACAGAGCCATCTACggtgtattattttaataatctaTTTATTAAAGTATGATATTATTTAATACATTATTTGATAGTAAATTTAAAGcaatatataatcaatacataGATTAATTATACACCCTACATGAtattatagggtgtataactaatacacctAATTTGGTGGGATTAGCAATCCATGAATTACAATCTATGGATAGATATGTGTAAAGATAAAAATGCCCTCAAATTTCTTtaaatcttttctaaaaaaacttcaatttattcaatgtgagttatttcttttcaatttatcaagatgataatatcccttaaaataatttgtcataaaaaaaaacaatccCGTTAACTTAAAAAATACTTATTGATCAAAACTTGAAAACAAATTGAATGATTgcatacaagctttaattttataaataggatATATCacaaataaaactaatttttttgctttctttagCACTCTACGAAACACAATTTTATGTTAACAACGATTCTATTGAATCATTCAAAAGTTACACGCACATCCCTCCAATTTAAGAACACCACAAAGTGGGAACAACAAACAAAtgatgaacaaattaaaaaaaaaagataattaaaaaaaaacaattcctGCAATGAATggttaaatcttaaaattttaaagtatgtTATTagttgtattgttgattttattttatttttaaaagtaaagCTTTGTGAAAAAAAACACAAAGTTATAGTAtgtcaagggtatttttgtaaacaaataatattatttttaaaatataataatacttatagttttcaatacatcaaaccaaacactgcataaaaaataatctcagcaCTACTAGTCTCAATATTACAAATCCCAACATTACTAATctcaatattactaatacaccctattcagtattatcttatacaCCCTACCAAACTACCCCTAACAATGCCATTTGAGGGGTTTAGTGTTTCCCTTGCGCTTTAATGCACAATAGGAAATGCAGATAAAATATCTTGTTTGTGCATCCTAATTGGAAGGCTATTTCTGAATGGCTGGTGATGCCCAGGGTTATTCTCTTCATTTGCCAAAAGATTCATAAACTTAAAGAAAGGAAAAGTATTCACCATGTTTCCTAAAAGGCCACTGATCCAATTTCTGGCCTGAAGGAATGGGAAACTGCATAATTGGAAGGCTATTTCTGAATGGCTAGTGATGCCCAGGGTTATTCTCTTCATTTGCCAAAAGATTCATAAACTTAAAGAAAGGAAAAGTATTCACCATGTTTCCTAAAAGGCCACTGATCCAATTTCTGGCCTGAAGGAATGGGAAACTGCAGCCACAGGACTTTATCATACatctttcctctttctttttttaatattttagtttaagtTGGGTAACTTTTGCAGTTCTTATGCTAAACAACCAAGCTTTCTAATTTATCTTGCATTAATCCGAGGCaatggtatgaactgcgtacacttaccctccccaggccctactttgtgggaatacattagGCATGTTGTTGTAATCCTAAAGCATCTTTTTCGATAGACAATGCTGGTGTGTTGCAATGTTTTGCAATGCAGAAATTTACACATTATGTTGTTCATAAGATTAAAGTGAGCCAAAAATTAGATCTAACTTATATACCTacaaaaaaaagggaagaaatgcAGCTTAGACGACAGCAGGAGTGTGGTCCGGAGGTGAGTATCTGGAGTTGTCGTCATcttcagtacttttgagtttttgAGGAGGTAAACTGTGCTTTGGAAGCTGGTCACTTGCCTTTTCTCTTGATTCCTTTATGCTGAGGGATGTGTATACTGTCATTCCACCAAGAGCTGTAACGGCACCACATATACTTGTCCACCCCGTATCTGAACTAAACAGGAGATATCCTCCTAGTAGGATCACACAAGTCTTGAATTGTCCCAAAACAACGTGTGAAGTTGCCGATGTAGCTCTGCATGGACAATAACAGTTCTTCTTAACAAAATGTAGCAAATTGTACATGAGAAAATAAGGAAATCTTCAAAAATTTCAGTAGAACTAGACAACTGGAGCATATATTAGAAGACTCCCTAGTTTAGATCTGTGAcctagaagaaaaaaaagtgacgGTTTTGAGCATTAACAGAAAAACAATGTTTCTTACCCAAGTGCTAAAGCTCCAGACCATTGCAAGAGAAAACCAAGTAAAGCTGAGATGAGTATAGCACTCGTATTGTGGACGTCCCACTTGAAGGATAGCACTCCTGGAGGATCTAACCAAGGCATTAGTGCTACCAAGAAGAAAATTGTCACTGGGGTCGTCCTCCACATCAACCTGCATTAAAACTTTGGTCTTCAGCATATTCAAGGACAGAGGTACTTGATATCATCtgaaaagtagaagaaaaaagaaaagcacTTCCTACGCAAGAGCAGTCCAATTGGTTTGTTGTTGGAGATTTGACCAAAGAATTTTGTTTACACTGCTTGGAACTATCCATGCTAGTGCAATACAAGCCCCAAATAAATTAAATTCCAAGTCTGTGACAGTTGCAACTGCGATGCCTACTGACACAACAGCCAAAGCCAGAACCTGCATCATTTTTTCTACTTAAACAAGCAAATTCTAGAATGATGTAATCATGAAGGGTTTTATGTTTTTACAGATATTATTTGGTAATGCTTTTCTGTGACTAACTTTGTGAAAGGATACGGTTTTCTTGAAAAGAAAGAACTCTGCAATGACAATGGTTGGAGTAACAGCAATTTTAGCCATCTGATAGAAACCCACACTGCACGAGTCAGTTAGTTAGGAAAAAGAAGTTCCCAAAAGGTTTGGACTCGGAGAGAAGGTTTACAATATCGGAACCTGTTATGCTTCAGACTAGCATTGGCAAGGCCAGAGGCAAAAGCCATCACGACACCCAaagaaaagagtgaagaaaatggGGTTGATTTAGCAGGAGGAGCAGCTGGAAGCAATGACAAAGCCTTGAATATGGCAAGTAGTAGCCAAGCACAGCAATAATGGATAAACGTTAGGAAAATGGGAAAATTAAATCCGACTCTGCCCATAACCTGCAAAACACATTAACGAGTTTAGAAGCCAATAaaatatttcacaaataaaaCATCTGACAACATAAGCTACACCAGGTCATGTCAATAACAGTTAGAgactcccttttttttttttttttggtgggggGGTTACATAACTTGCAACCATCAGGATATGGAAAACGTAGTAAGGGAAGGCATACAAGTTTGTTTCCCAATATTATTCCAACAGCAACCATGAAATTGAAGGTCAATGCAACAACTGGACCACAGAATCGTCGTTGTTGGCGCTTGGCTGCTTCTGATGTTCGAAGCTCATTGTAGAGGGAACCTCTGAGATCTTCCAGTGCCCGACCTGGTTTATAATATGGTCATACCAGCAAAATTTTAAGAATATAGCTTTGAATTGAGGCAAAAGCACAAGTTCTAAATAACCGCTAAATTATGTATAGTAAGTACTAATAAGTGGAGAAATGCAGCTTATATTGTATGGGTTCAACTGAACTCACTATTTTAGACATGGGACTCATAcatacatgtgtatatttttttctttgagaatgaaaaaaagagagagtACAGTGAGTTTAGTGCTAAGAACCTTAAGTACGAACATGTCAAGTTTAAATTGTGGACCGCCTAGTTTAGTTCTAAGAACCTTAAGTACAAACATGTCAAGTTTAAATTGTGGACCGCCTTTGTACGGAAGGCATCTAAATGGAATAATAATTGATTCTTAAGTAAATGCCGGATAAATTAGGATAATTGTTATACAATTGGGTGAAAATCGTTTTCACCCCTAACTTTATTGTAAAAATCAAACTCTCTGAACAATAGTTATACTATCCCCTTTTATCCTATGTAATGTTCATTTTGTCCTTgtaattttaatcttatatatatttatgtaatacctctttatattatatataatatatattttttaacctaGGTATTTATAGCATTTTGTTTAAGTTTATTAACATTATAAGTAAAATAgcattttttataaatatatcacaaaatttaatgttattttttaagatcgttattttaatattatatgtattaaagagttgtttggtgtgaggtataattataataattcagtgataaaattcatgattattttatcttgtggTTGATTAGAGGTATTAGTTAGTTCCAAATTATTTATCCCACTATTTATATCAAAtaatgagataagttatcacatatacaTGCTGGTACAACTTATTTCGGGATAATTAATTTCGAAATAATTTGTTCCCAACCAAGCCACCCCTAAGTgtgtacatatgtatatacatgcatGTGTGTACATTTTTATGTTTCACCGTTCTCTTACTAGATACTAAAAGACTATAAATTGATTATAAAATATgctgagaaaaataaataaattagaagaaTTAAAGAATCAGAAGACTAACCAGTTGTGTGGTATTGGAAATAagtatttttggagaagaaaattttgagaaataattttgaaataagtatTTTCGGCGCCAacccgacctccggtccccggcgccgctCCCCGCTGCCCTCCGTCACCGACCTCCGGTTCCAATCcgctctccccccccccccccccccccccccccccccccccNNNNNNNNNNNNNNNNNNNNNNNNNNNNNNNNNNNNNNNNNNNNNNNNNNNNNNNNNNNNNNNNNNNNNNNNNNNNNNNNNNNNNNNNNNNNNNNNNNNNCCccccccccaccaccaccaccttggTCTCCAGCCAGCCGCCGATTCGGTCTCCAACAACCGAAGCTCGGTCTCCAGCCGCAGCTCCGCCTGCACCCGCCGCTCGGTCGCCAGCAGCCGCAACACCCAAACGACGACCAGTTCCCTCGGTCTCCAGCAGCCGCAACTCCATCTCAGCACCGGAATCCCCCGGAACCCGGTCAACGCTGGGCTTTGGTTTCCGGCTTGGTTTACAAGCGTaacccggtgacttctaacctttgttatttcattcttcgtattatgctaatagtagcccctgtaccttgacttgcgttggatttgttgatattgtctgttgtctgttgttgctgttgctgtggtcgtttcttgcactgctttggattgggttatcgGCTTGGGAATCTGTTTTTGgggctgtgggtgttgagtccagtgGTGCTTGCTCTCtagttgagtttagttttgttcctggattattcttttgaatttgtgtgagtcttgtatttcttgctgctgctttgctactaccatcgtttatatctttatattttcttatactttcgtgtagttgtggctgtgggcggtaatggttggatagggtcatgtccgagggggttggggcgggggggcgggggatgaggaaagggcgggagtgggagggaggccaaggtttggccgcgggggtGTAGTGGAGGGCGTATGGATAGtgatggtaggctgagggttgggtcttgaaATATAGGAACCCTTCAgagtaagtccatagagcttgtgaagattcttaggaagaggaggatcaatattgcgtgtgttcaagagaccaagtgggtagggtctaaggctagggaggtggatggttacaagctgtggtactctgggagcgagaggcgtaggaatggagttggcatcttagtagatgaagagcttagaggtcaggtagtagaggtgaagaggatcaacgataggttgatgactattaagttggtcattcaggggtttaccctgaacgtgtgtagtgcctatcggaaacagcctttctacttctttagaggtagaggtatggactgcgtacatcttaccccccagatcccactaggtgggaatacactgggtttgttgttgtaccGTTCTCTTACTACATCCGTTTCATATTACTTGACTTTTATTGACATGACACAacctttaagaaaattttatttagagACGTATTTTACTGAAGTAACTTTATTAATGAtactttgaaactttaaatttgtctatactatTATTTTATGTAGTTACTTAATACTAAAGGTTAAAAAAAGGTAATACAATGCTCTTGATTCATAAATtggacaaataaattaaaataagtaaataactatttttagtatAAGGGTCAAGTGACAAAaaaacgatattatctattgtcaTAAATAAATAAGTTGTAATTTTCATTAATAGAACATTACATAAATTATAACTTacctaaataaatatatataatttttaaaaattcgatcatatttttattcattagtttgtattttctgcattgaaacCTGCTTATAAAGTcaatattacttattattttcacttataaaataaatattagagttttggttattattaataaaattaatttccttattatgctaattttatttattatagatCATCATTAACTTATATACTTAACCACAAaggttggtgtggtggttcagcacctcaccccttacgcaagaggttgggggttcgatccccAACCCTGGTGAATAAAGAAAACTCTGTAACCAGTTCCCTACAGCTTAGTGCGCTGACCGTGAaatggaggattagtctcacggttGTCgactgtggggataccttgggaaacaacaaaaaaaacttaTATACTTGATTAGTATTTCTCAATTTTTTCGCCCAGAAGATAATGTTTGTGTTTTCATGAAAAATTTGttacatgaatttaaaaaaagatgaaaatatgattatttgaaaaaaaaaaaaaaaagaagaagttgatgatgaAATGGTATAATAGGAATTTTAAAACTTCAATTATGATAATGTGGGAGCATAACTATTGTTTAAAGTTGAGGGATGTTAATTTTTAAGGCAAAGTTGGGAagaaaaaatgattttcaccctacACAACAGTATACAATAAACTTTGCAGCAAAGTAGGTTGCATTAGTAAACTCACACTCTAATTTTCTACAAACAGAATACTAACAGATTGTCAAATCCCAGTTTCCAGTTATTAACCCTCCAAAGAATGTGTGCAAAATAAAAATTGGGCGCGCTTGACCATGaaactttttcacttttttgtcgTAGCTGAACTCCCGAAAATATTTGGCATAAATAACGGAAAATTCTAAAACaaaacacacaagaatttgaaaaataacaaaaaactgTTTTCACTGCAAATTACtcagaaaaaactcaaaaacaaatTCAAGTTGTATTCATAgtcaaaaacaacttcaattttcaaatatcttTTTTCGCTTTAAAAAACAAAAGctacttttttttcaaatttcacaatgaaattaaattttgaaaaccTAAAACCCCATTGACCTGAAAATTAACGGTACGAATAACAAATTcagaaatcaaata encodes the following:
- the LOC107863470 gene encoding nucleotide-sugar uncharacterized transporter 2 isoform X1, which encodes MGLLDSLFGNGGRRFIKRKDSDAGEAGRALEDLRGSLYNELRTSEAAKRQQRRFCGPVVALTFNFMVAVGIILGNKLVMGRVGFNFPIFLTFIHYCCAWLLLAIFKALSLLPAAPPAKSTPFSSLFSLGVVMAFASGLANASLKHNSVGFYQMAKIAVTPTIVIAEFFLFKKTVSFHKVLALAVVSVGIAVATVTDLEFNLFGACIALAWIVPSSVNKILWSNLQQQTNWTALALMWRTTPVTIFFLVALMPWLDPPGVLSFKWDVHNTSAILISALLGFLLQWSGALALGATSATSHVVLGQFKTCVILLGGYLLFSSDTGWTSICGAVTALGGMTVYTSLSIKESREKASDQLPKHSLPPQKLKSTEDDDNSRYSPPDHTPAVV
- the LOC107863470 gene encoding nucleotide-sugar uncharacterized transporter 2 isoform X2, encoding MVAVGIILGNKLVMGRVGFNFPIFLTFIHYCCAWLLLAIFKALSLLPAAPPAKSTPFSSLFSLGVVMAFASGLANASLKHNSVGFYQMAKIAVTPTIVIAEFFLFKKTVSFHKVLALAVVSVGIAVATVTDLEFNLFGACIALAWIVPSSVNKILWSNLQQQTNWTALALMWRTTPVTIFFLVALMPWLDPPGVLSFKWDVHNTSAILISALLGFLLQWSGALALGATSATSHVVLGQFKTCVILLGGYLLFSSDTGWTSICGAVTALGGMTVYTSLSIKESREKASDQLPKHSLPPQKLKSTEDDDNSRYSPPDHTPAVV